A single window of Desulfomonilaceae bacterium DNA harbors:
- the gyrB gene encoding DNA topoisomerase (ATP-hydrolyzing) subunit B has protein sequence MVDSNDYGADQIRVLDGLDAVRNTPGMYIGNTGSEGLHQLVWEVVDNSVDEALAGFCKNISVTIHLDSSITIEDDGRGIPTDMHRTEGIPAAEVVMTILHAGGKFDSDTYKVSGGLHGVGVSVVNALAETLKLEIRRGGQVYRQIYKKGKKYTDLEIVGATKRNGTKITFKADSEFFGQLEFNYEIIASRLRELAYLNKGLRINFEDERSQKQPEVFEFEGGIRSFVEHLNRAKKTMEGRPIYISAEKDNNFVECAIQYNDGYAETVFTFCNNINTFEGGTHLSGFRAALTRTINQYANSKGLFKNGKSQASITGEDLREGLTVVLSVRMLNPQFDSQTKSKLGNMDIKGIVEQLINEKLSEYLEENPQGARWIIQKAVDAGRARDAARKARELTRRKSALESSALPGKLADCQEKDPAESELFIVEGESAGGSAKQGRDRKSQAILPLRGKILNVEKSRLDKIVQSAEIRVLITALGTGIDDDFDISKIRYHKVIIMTDADVDGSHIRTLLLTFFFRCVPEIIARGYLYFAQPPLFKVKKARTEFYIKDEASLEDVVLNNGLENMRLKQSDDLYIEGPLLINLIKNILRMEKILGLFERKNMDPIILKSLIMEGLTQETLSKYDECESLVNRMINTVKSLDKEISINEVKIDKDEEESKYYIEIKSKRNGTDRRTKADFELTESPSFLEMALIAAKVNMIGSPPFVLESEQIKIEIPSLSMLVETVVEQGRKKLTIQRYKGLGEMNAEQLWDTTMNPEHRKILQVTVDDAVKANEIFSTLMGDQVEPRRDFIEKNALNVMNLDY, from the coding sequence TTGGTAGATTCAAATGATTATGGCGCAGACCAAATAAGGGTATTAGATGGTTTAGACGCTGTTCGTAATACTCCTGGAATGTATATAGGAAATACGGGATCAGAGGGCCTCCATCAGCTTGTGTGGGAAGTAGTGGATAACTCGGTTGATGAAGCGCTAGCCGGATTCTGTAAAAATATATCTGTAACTATTCATCTGGATTCATCAATTACCATAGAAGATGATGGCAGAGGTATCCCTACAGATATGCATCGAACTGAGGGTATTCCAGCGGCGGAAGTAGTTATGACTATACTTCACGCTGGTGGAAAATTTGACAGTGATACTTACAAAGTATCTGGTGGTCTTCATGGTGTGGGGGTATCCGTTGTAAACGCTTTAGCAGAAACTCTGAAACTGGAGATCAGGCGTGGTGGACAAGTTTATAGGCAAATATACAAAAAGGGAAAAAAATATACAGATCTTGAGATAGTAGGCGCAACAAAAAGAAATGGAACAAAAATTACTTTTAAAGCTGATTCAGAGTTTTTTGGACAGCTTGAATTCAACTACGAAATAATAGCCTCTCGGTTACGGGAACTTGCATATCTAAATAAAGGGCTTCGGATAAATTTTGAAGATGAGCGCTCACAAAAGCAGCCTGAAGTATTTGAGTTTGAAGGTGGCATCAGGTCGTTTGTGGAACACCTCAATCGCGCAAAAAAAACAATGGAAGGCAGACCTATCTATATCTCGGCAGAAAAGGACAACAATTTCGTAGAATGCGCTATTCAATATAATGATGGATATGCAGAGACAGTTTTTACATTTTGTAACAATATAAATACTTTTGAGGGAGGAACCCATCTATCAGGTTTTAGAGCCGCTTTGACCAGAACAATAAATCAATACGCGAACTCCAAAGGTCTGTTCAAGAATGGCAAAAGTCAGGCTAGTATCACGGGTGAAGATTTGAGGGAAGGTTTGACAGTTGTTTTGAGCGTAAGGATGTTGAATCCTCAATTTGATAGCCAAACTAAGTCAAAACTCGGAAATATGGACATTAAAGGAATTGTAGAACAATTAATAAATGAGAAATTGTCGGAATATCTTGAAGAAAATCCTCAAGGAGCCCGCTGGATAATTCAAAAAGCCGTGGACGCGGGTAGGGCCAGGGATGCGGCTCGTAAAGCCAGGGAATTAACCAGACGTAAAAGCGCATTGGAGTCATCGGCTCTACCTGGAAAATTGGCTGATTGTCAAGAAAAGGATCCAGCAGAATCTGAATTGTTCATAGTTGAAGGAGAATCGGCCGGTGGATCCGCAAAACAGGGAAGAGACCGAAAATCTCAGGCAATTTTACCTTTGAGAGGTAAGATACTAAATGTTGAAAAGTCCAGACTCGATAAAATAGTACAGAGCGCAGAAATAAGAGTTCTTATTACAGCATTAGGAACTGGTATAGACGATGATTTTGATATTTCTAAAATTCGATATCATAAAGTTATTATTATGACCGACGCTGATGTAGATGGATCACATATACGAACACTGTTGTTAACATTCTTTTTTAGATGCGTCCCTGAAATAATCGCAAGAGGATACCTTTATTTTGCTCAACCACCGCTTTTCAAAGTGAAAAAAGCTAGAACGGAATTTTATATAAAAGATGAAGCTTCACTGGAAGATGTAGTTTTGAATAACGGTTTGGAGAATATGAGGTTGAAACAGTCTGATGATTTATACATAGAGGGACCGTTACTTATTAACCTTATAAAGAATATTCTTAGAATGGAAAAAATACTTGGTCTATTTGAGCGAAAAAACATGGATCCAATCATTCTAAAATCACTGATCATGGAGGGATTAACTCAGGAGACTCTTTCTAAATACGATGAATGCGAATCTTTAGTAAATAGAATGATCAATACGGTAAAAAGTTTGGATAAGGAAATATCAATTAATGAAGTAAAAATTGATAAAGATGAAGAGGAATCCAAATATTATATAGAAATTAAATCGAAAAGAAACGGAACGGACAGAAGAACAAAAGCTGATTTTGAATTGACGGAATCACCGTCTTTTCTTGAAATGGCGCTGATAGCCGCTAAGGTCAATATGATAGGATCACCTCCTTTTGTACTTGAAAGCGAGCAGATCAAAATAGAGATTCCATCACTTTCCATGTTGGTTGAAACCGTCGTGGAACAGGGTCGAAAAAAGCTGACAATCCAGAGATATAAAGGTCTTGGAGAAATGAACGCTGAACAGCTTTGGGATACTACCATGAATCCTGAACACAGAAAAATTCTTCAGGTAACAGTAGATGACGCTGTTAAAGCTAATGAAATATTTTCTACTTTAATGGGTGACCAGGTTGAACCGAGAAGAGATTTTATTGAAAAAAACGCTTTAAATGTTATGAATCTGGATTACTGA
- the dnaN gene encoding DNA polymerase III subunit beta produces the protein MIFEIEKDLLVEGMSKIVSITERRSPLPILTHALLETKNSHLFITATDLEVGIKVSYNCLDCEDGICTVPARKFLEIVKELSSGIIKVELQERFRLKITSGRSSFDIAGMDPNDFPAWSSIDDVESSEISCQKLTNMLDKTLFASSNDDSRFNLNGILIEKNDDKIRFVATDGHRLALIDEEMDLPLTSRVIVPKKGLMELKKLVEGQKDNAQIGFERKNMVLKTEKALMTIRLIEGDYPDYLRVLPTESSKIIIAKKTSLIQALKRMAIFTSDRNKGANMVIKTNQIEFNVTHPDLGAATDILEVEYNNEEEINLIVNVTYMIDAVSNVDSEAVTMEFFKEGSPVKFMASQDSNFFSIVMPMRK, from the coding sequence ATGATCTTTGAAATAGAAAAAGATTTGCTTGTAGAAGGTATGTCGAAAATTGTCTCTATAACTGAAAGAAGGTCTCCTCTTCCAATTCTCACACATGCCCTTCTCGAAACAAAAAATTCTCATTTATTTATAACCGCTACTGACCTGGAAGTAGGCATTAAAGTGTCTTACAATTGTTTGGACTGCGAAGATGGAATCTGTACTGTTCCTGCGAGAAAATTTCTGGAAATTGTAAAAGAGCTATCATCCGGTATAATCAAAGTTGAACTACAAGAGAGATTTCGGCTTAAAATAACGTCTGGGCGTTCTTCTTTTGATATAGCTGGAATGGACCCTAATGATTTTCCTGCGTGGTCATCCATAGACGATGTGGAAAGCAGCGAAATATCATGTCAAAAACTTACCAATATGCTGGATAAGACGCTATTTGCATCGTCAAATGATGACTCAAGATTTAACTTGAATGGAATTTTGATTGAGAAAAACGACGATAAAATAAGATTCGTTGCTACTGATGGTCATCGATTGGCCTTGATCGACGAAGAAATGGATCTACCTTTGACTTCTCGAGTCATTGTTCCAAAGAAAGGACTTATGGAACTGAAGAAGCTTGTTGAAGGTCAAAAAGATAATGCCCAAATCGGCTTTGAACGGAAGAATATGGTCTTAAAAACCGAAAAAGCTTTGATGACCATAAGATTGATCGAAGGGGATTATCCTGACTATTTGAGAGTTTTGCCTACTGAAAGCTCAAAGATAATTATAGCCAAAAAAACTTCCCTGATACAGGCTCTAAAAAGAATGGCCATATTTACATCAGACAGAAATAAAGGCGCAAATATGGTTATTAAAACCAATCAAATAGAGTTTAATGTTACTCACCCTGATTTGGGAGCGGCTACGGATATTTTAGAAGTAGAATATAATAATGAGGAAGAAATAAATTTGATAGTAAATGTGACTTATATGATAGACGCTGTGAGTAATGTTGATTCTGAAGCCGTAACAATGGAATTTTTTAAGGAAGGATCGCCGGTAAAATTCATGGCTAGTCAGGATTCAAACTTCTTTAGTATAGTCATGCCCATGAGGAAATAA